One Loxodonta africana isolate mLoxAfr1 chromosome 6, mLoxAfr1.hap2, whole genome shotgun sequence DNA window includes the following coding sequences:
- the PRKRA gene encoding interferon-inducible double-stranded RNA-dependent protein kinase activator A isoform X3, whose translation MPDPSKQPKNQLNPIGSLQELAIHHGWRLPEYTLSQEGGPAHKREYTTICRLESFMETGKGASKKQAKRNAAEKFLAKFSNISPDNHISLTNVVGHSLGCTWHSLRNSPGEKINLLKRSLLSIPNMDYIQLLSEIAKEQGFNVTYLDIEELSANGQYQCLAELSTSPITVCHGSGISCGNAQSDAAHNALQYLKIIAEKK comes from the exons ATGCCTGACCCTTCCAAGCAACCAAAGAATCAGCTTAATCCTATTGGTTCATTACAG gaaTTAGCTATTCATCATGGCTGGAGACTTCCTGAATATACCCTTTCCCAAGAGGGAGGACCTGCTCATAAGagagaatataccacaatttgcaGGCTAGAGTCATTTATGGAAACCG gaAAGGGGGCATCAAAAAAACAAGCCAAGAGAAATGCTGCTGAGAAATTTCTTGCCAAATTCAGTAATATTTCTCCAGACAACCACATTTCTTTA ACAAATGTAGTAGGACATTCTTTAGGATGTACTTGGCATTCCTTGAGGAATTCTCCCGGTGAAAAGATCAACTTACTGAAAAGAAGCCTCCTCAGTATTCCAAACATGGATTACATCCAGCTGCTTAGTGAAATCGCCAAGGAACAAGGTTTTAATGTAACATATTTAGATATAg AAGAACTGAGTGCCAACGGACAGTATCAATGTCTGGCTGAATTGTCAACTAGTCCTATCACAGTCTGTCATGGCTCTGGGATCTCCTGTGGCAATGCGCAAAGCGATGCAGCTCACAATGCTTTGCAGTATTTAAAGATCATTGCGGAAAAAAAGTAA